A genomic region of Trifolium pratense cultivar HEN17-A07 linkage group LG3, ARS_RC_1.1, whole genome shotgun sequence contains the following coding sequences:
- the LOC123915645 gene encoding nucleoside diphosphate kinase III, chloroplastic/mitochondrial-like: MASHLCKSASRAARSLLSASFHSQGRAVAAAAAVSSITKVPVFASNYGRTGSSGNGSTSWIAGALALPAAAYMVQDQEVQAAELERTFIAIKPDGVQRGLISEIISRFERKGYKLVGIKVTHPTKEFAKQHYHDLKERPFFDGLCDFLSSGPVIAMVWEGQGVITYGRKLIGATDPQKSEPGTIRGDLAVVVGRNIIHGSDGPETAKDEIKLWFKPEELVSFTSNSEKWIYGDN; the protein is encoded by the exons ATGGCCTCACACCTTTGCAAATCCGCTTCCAGAGCCGCCAGGTCTCTTCTCTCCGCTTCTTTTCACTCTC AAGGACGTGCCGTTGCGGCGGCTGCAGCTGTTTCATCTATCACAAAAGTGCCGGTTTTTGCTTCAAATTATGGGAGAACCGGTTCTTCTGGAAATGGATCTACCTCATGGATTGCAGGAGCACTTGCTCTTCCTGCTGCAG CTTACATGGTCCAAGATCAGGAGGTGCAAGCCGCTGAG CTGGAGCGCACTTTCATTGCCATTAAGCCTGATGGAGTGCAGAGAGGGCTG ATTTCAGAGATTATATCTCGGTTTGAGAGGAAAGGATACAAGCTTGTGGGAATTAAAGTAACTCATCCTACAAAGGAATTTGCCAAACAGCATTATCACGACCTGAAAGAAAGACCCTTCTTTGATGGGTTGTGTGACTTCTTGAGCTCTGGCCCTGTTATTGCAATG GTGTGGGAAGGACAGGGAGTTATTACCTACGGCCGTAAACTAATTGGAGCCACAGATCCACAGAAATCAGAGCCTGGAACCATTAGGGGTGATCTGGCTGTTGTTGTTGGAAG AAATATCATCCATGGGAGCGATGGTCCAGAGACGGCTAAGGATGAGATTAAGTTGTGGTTTAAGCCAGAAGAATTGGTTAGTTTCACAAGCAATTCAGAGAAATGGATTTATGGTGACAACTAA
- the LOC123915646 gene encoding uncharacterized protein LOC123915646, whose amino-acid sequence MATKPLTPAIIALTEKKMDMTLDDIIKMSKNPKPIKGIRVSNKSRKFSNTIAQDKSLKAQRYMESRSSLRQGELAKRRSNFQGNQFPLATEVARKAVAAPLHYGVNNRNKMANWNKPRFHVPVNQRRAASGGFVAKPLTPPQQQHQHQHQNDNIKPNQRSNTMDSLFANMKEQRMKAFSRQNNAVQHNGAGNRRPQWGRGRHNN is encoded by the exons ATGGCTACTAAACCACTTACCCCAGCGATCATTGCTCTTACCGAGAAGAAGATGGACATGACACtag ATGATATAATCAAGATGTCTAAAAACCCCAAACCTATTAAGGGAATTAGGGTTTCG AATAAGAGCAGAAAGTTTTCGAACACTATTGCACAAGATAAGTCTTTGAAGGCGCAGCGTTATATGGAGTCGAGGTCTTCTCTTAGACAA GGAGAACTTGCAAAAAGAAGATCGAATTTCCAGGGAAACCAGTTTCCCCTTGCAACCGAAGTTGCAAGAAAAGCTGTTGCTGCTCCTCTGCACTATGGAGTTAATAATCGAAACAAGATGGCTAACTGGAATAAACCAAG GTTCCATGTCCCTGTGAATCAGAGAAGGGCTGCCAGTGGAGGTTTTGTTGCTAAG CCACTGACTCCCCCTCAGCAGCAACATCAGCATCAGCACCAGAATGACAACATAAAGCCAAACCAAAGGTCTAATACAATGGATTCACTGTTTGCAAACATGAAGGAGCAAAGAATGAAAGCTTTCTCAAGGCAGAACAATGCTGTGCAGCACAATGGAGCTGGTAACCGGAGGCCTCAATGGGGAAGAGGTCGACATAACAATTGA